A DNA window from Drosophila virilis strain 15010-1051.87 chromosome 4, Dvir_AGI_RSII-ME, whole genome shotgun sequence contains the following coding sequences:
- the Mhc gene encoding myosin heavy chain, muscle isoform X16 has protein sequence MPKPAASQEDEDPTPYLFVSLEQRRIDQSKPYDSKKSCWVPDEKEGYLLGEIKATKGDIVSVGLPGGETKDFKKDQLQQVNPPKYEKAEDMSNLTYLNDASVLHNLRQRYYNKLIYTYSGLFCVAINPYKRYPVYTNRCAKMYRGKRRNEVPPHIFAISDGAYVDMLTNHVNQSMLITGESGAGKTENTKKVIAYFATVGASGKKDESQKNKGSLEDQVVQTNPVLEAFGNAKTVRNDNSSRFGKFIRIHFGPSGKLAGADIETYLLEKARVISQQSLERSYHIFYQIMSGAVAGVKEICGLTDNIYDYHIVSQGKVTVPSIDDSEEFHLTDQAFDILGFTKQEKEDVYKITAAVMHMGGMKFKQRGREEQAEQDGEEEGGRVSKLFGCDTAELYKNLLKPRIKVGNEFVTQGRNVQQVTNSIGALCKGVFDRLFKWLVKKCNETLDTKQKRQHFIGVLDIAGFEIFDYNGFEQLCINFTNEKLQQFFNHHMFVLEQEEYKKEGIEWAFIDFGMDLLACIDLIEKPMGILSILEEESMFPKATDQTFSEKLTNTHLGKSAPFQKPKPPKPGQQAAHFAIGHYAGVVAYNITGWLEKNKDPLNDTVVDQFKKSQNKLLIEIFADHPGQSGGGEQAKGGRGKKGGGFATVSSAYKEQLNSLMTTLRSTQPHFVRCIIPNEMKQPGMVDAHLVMHQLTCNGVLEGIRICRKGFPNRMVYPDFKMRYQILNPKGIKGIEDPKKCTKILVESTELADDQYRLGNTKVFFRAGVLGQMEEFRDERLGKIMSWMQAWARGYLSRRGFKKLQEQRVALKVVQRNLRKYLQLRTWPWYKLWQKIKPLLNVSRIEDEIARLEEKAKKAEELHAAEVKVRKELEVLNAKLLAEKTALLDSLSGEKGQLQDFQERNAKLTAQKNDLENQLRDIQERLTQEEDARNQLFQQKKKADQEISGLKKDIEDLELSVQKAEQDKATKDHQIRNLNDEIAHQDELINKLNKEKKMQGESNQKTGEELQAAEDKINHLNKVKAKLEQTLDELEDSLEREKKVRGDVEKSKRKVEGDLKLTQEAVSDLERNKKELEQTIQRKDKELSSITAKLEDEQVVVGKHQRQIKELQARIEELEEEVEAERQARAKAEKQRADLARELEELGERLEEAGGATSAQIELNKKREAELSKLRRDLEEANIQHESTLANLRKKHNDAVAEMAEQVDQLNKLKAKAEKEKNEYYGQLNDLRAGVDHITNEKAAQEKIAKQLQHTLNEVQSKLDETNRTLNDFDASKKKLSIENSDLLRQLEEAESQVSQLSKIKISLTTQLEDTKRLADEESRERATLLGKFRNLEHDLDNLREQVEEEAEGKADLQRQLSKANAEAQVWRSKYESDGVARSEELEEAKRKLQARLAEAEETIESLNQKCIGLEKTKQRLSTEVEDLQLEVDRANAIANAAEKKQKAFDKIIGEWKLKVDDLAAELDASQKECRNYSTELFRLKGAYEEGQEQLEAVRRENKNLADEVKDLLDQIGEGGRNIHEIEKARKRLEAEKDELQAALEEAEAALEQEENKVLRAQLELSQVRQEIDRRIQEKEEEFENTRKNHQRALDSMQASLEAEAKGKAEALRMKKKLEADINELEIALDHANKANAEAQKNIKRYQQQLKDIQTALEEEQRARDDAREQLGISERRANALQNELEESRTLLEQADRGRRQAEQELADAHEQLNEVSAQNASISAAKRKLESELQTLHSDLDELLNEAKNSEEKAKKAMVDAARLADELRAEQDHAQTQEKLRKALEQQIKELQVRLDEAEANALKGGKKAIQKLEQRVRELENELDGEQRRHADAQKNLRKSERRIKELSFQSEEDRKNHERMQDLVDKLQQKIKTYKRQIEEAEEIAALNLAKFRKAQQELEEAEERADLAEQAISKFRAKGRAGSVGRGASPAPRATSVRPQFDGLAFPPRFDLAPENEF, from the exons ATGCCGAAGCCAGCTGCCAGCCAGGAGGATGAGGATCCCACCCCATACCTGTTCGTGTCTTTGGAACAAAGACGTATCGATCAATCGAAACCCTATGATTCGAAGAAGAGTTGTTGGGTGCCCGATGAGAAGGAGGGTTATCTTCTTGGTGAGATCAAGGCCACCAAGGGCGATATCGTCTCCGTCGGTCTGCCTGGTGGAGAG ACGAAAGACTTCAAGAAAGATCAGCTCCAGCAGGTGAACCCTCCGAAATACGAAAAAGCTGAGGATATGTCTAACTTGACATACCTTAACGATGCCTCTGTGCTCCATAACTTGAGGCAGAGATATTACAACAAGCTCATCTAT ACCTACTCCGGTCTTTTCTGCGTTGCCATCAATCCCTATAAGCGCTACCCCGTCTATACCAACCGTTGCGCTAAGATGTACCGTGGTAAGCGCCGTAATGAAGTGCCACCCcatatttttgccatttctgaCGGTGCCTACGTCGACATGTTGACCAACCACGTGAATCAATCTATGTTGATTACCGGTGAGTCTGGTgctggtaagactgagaacACGAAGAAGGTCATTGCGTACTTCGCCACTGTTGGCGCTTCTGGCAAGAAGGATGAGTCGCAGAAGAACAAGGGCTCCCTGGAAGATCAGGTTGTGCAAACCAATCCTGTGCTTGAGGCCTTCGGTAACGCCAAGACCGTGCGTAACGATAACTCCTCTCGTTTC GGTAAATTCATCCGTATTCATTTCGGTCCATCTGGTAAACTGGCTGGTGCTGATATTGAGACCT ATCTGTTGGAGAAGGCTCGTGTCATCTCTCAGCAGTCCCTGGAGCGCTCCTACCATATCTTCTACCAGATTATGTCCGGTGCCGTTGCTGGTGTCAaag AAATCTGTGGTTTGACCGATAACATCTACGATTACCACATTGTCTCCCAGGGCAAGGTTACTGTGCCCAGTATCGATGATTCTGAGGAATTCCACCTCACAGAT CAAGCTTTCGACATCTTGGGCTTCACCAAGCAGGAGAAGGAGGATGTGTACAAGATCACCGCCGCTGTCATGCATATGGGTGGCATGAAGTTCAAGCAACGTGGTCGCGAGGAGCAGGCTGAACAGGATGGTGAGGAGGAGGGTGGCCGTGTGTCTAAGCTGTTCGGCTGCGACACCGCTGAGCTGTACAAGAACTTGCTCAAGCCCCGCATCAAGGTCGGTAACGAGTTCGTCACCCAGGGCCGTAACGTCCAGCAGGTCACCAACTCCATTGGTGCTCTGTGCAAGGGTGTCTTCGATCGTCTCTTCAAATGGCTGGTCAAGAAGTGTAACGAGACTCTGGATACCAAGCAGAAGCGTCAGCATTTCATTGGTGTACTGGATATTGCTGGTTTTGAAATCTTCGAC TACAACGGTTTCGAGCAACTGTGTATTAACTTCACCAACGAGAAGTTGCAACAATTCTTCAACCATCACATGTTCGTTTTGGAGCAAGAAGAATACAAGAAGGAAGGTATTGAATGGGCCTTCATCGATTTCGGTATGGACTTGTTGGCCTGTATTGATTTGATTGAAAAG CCTATGGGTATCTTGTCGATTCTTGAGGAAGAGTCTATGTTCCCCAAGGCCACCGATCAGACCTTCTCGGAGAAGCTGACCAACACCCATTTGGGCAAGTCGGCTCCATTCCAGAAGCCCAAGCCACCAAAGCCCGGCCAGCAGGCAGCTCACTTTGCCATCGGCCATTATGCTGGTGTTGTCGCCTATAACATCACCGGTTGGTTGGAGAAGAACAAGGATCCCCTGAACGACACTGTTGTCGATCAGTTCAAGAAGTCGCAGAACAAACTGCTCATCGAAATCTTCGCTGATCACCCCGGCCAGTCCGGCGGCGGTGAACAGGCCAAGGGCGGTCGTGGCAAGAAGGGCGGTGGCTTCGCCACTGTCTCGTCTGCCTACAAGGAGCAGTTGAACAGCTTGATGACAACTCTGCGCTCGACACAGCCTCACTTCGTCCGTTGCATCATTCCCAATGAAATGAAACAGCCTGGCATGGTTGATGCTCACTTGGTTATGCACCAGCTGACTTGTAACGGTGTGCTTGAAGGTATCCGTATTTGCCGTAAAGGTTTCCCCAACAGAATGGTCTACCCCGACTTCAAGATGCG CTACCAAATCCTGAACCCAAAGGGTATCAAGGGTATTGAGGATCCCAAGAAATGCACGAAAATCCTCGTCGAATCGACCGAGTTGGCCGACGATCAATACCGTTTGGGTAACACAAAG GTGTTCTTCCGTGCCGGTGTCCTGGGTCAGATGGAGGAGTTCCGTGATGAGCGTCTCGGCAAGATCATGTCCTGGATGCAGGCCTGGGCCCGCGGTTATCTGTCCCGCAGAGGCTTCAAGAAGCTGCAGGAGCAGCGTGTCGCCCTCAAGGTTGTCCAGCGCAATCTGCGCAAATACCTGCAGCTGCGTACCTGGCCCTGGTACAAACTGTGGCAGAAGATCAAGCCTCTGCTCAACGTCAGCCGCATTGAGGACGAAATTGCC CGTCTGGAGGAGAAGGCCAAGAAGGCTGAGGAACTGCATGCCGCTGAAGTGAAAGTGCGCAAGGAGTTGGAGGTCTTGAACGCCAAACTGTTGGCCGAGAAGACCGCCCTGCTGGACTCCCTGTCCGGCGAGAAGGGTCAGCTGCAGGACTTCCAGGAGCGCAACGCTAAGTTGACCGCCCAGAAGAACGACCTCGAGAACCAGCTGCGC GACATTCAAGAGCGCCTGACTCAGGAGGAAGATGCCCGCAACCAGCTGTtccagcagaagaagaaggcCGATCAGGAGATCTCTGGCCTGAAGAAGGACATCGAGGATCTGGAATTGAGCGTCCAGAAGGCCGAACAGGATAAGGCCACCAAGGATCACCAGATCCGCAACTTGAACGACGAGATCGCCCACCAGGATGAGCTCATCAACAAGTTGAACAAGGAGAAGAAGATGCAGGGTGAGAGCAACCAGAAGACTGGTGAGGAACTGCAGGCCGCTGAGGACAAGATTAACCACTTGAACAAGGTTAAGGCCAAGCTCGAGCAGACTCTCGATGAGCTCGAGGATTCGCTGGAGCGCGAGAAGAAGGTGCGCGGCGATGTTGAGAAGTCTAAGCGCAAGGTTGAGGGTGACCTCAAGCTGACCCAGGAGGCTGTTTCCGATCTGGAGCGCAACAAGAAGGAGTTGGAGCAGACCATCCAGCGTAAGGACAAGGAATTGTCCTCCATCACCGCCAAGCTGGAAGATGAGCAGGTCGTTGTTGGCAAACACCAGCGCCAGATCAAGGAACTGCAGGCCCGCATTGAAGAGCTCGAGGAGGAGGTCGAGGCCGAGCGTCAGGCCCGCGCCAAGGCTGAGAAGCAGCGCGCCGATTTGGCCCGCGAACTCGAGGAATTGGGTGAGCGTCTGGAGGAGGCTGGCGGTGCCACCTCTGCCCAGATTGAGCTGAACAAGAAGCGTGAGGCTGAGCTGAGCAAACTGCGTCGCGATCTTGAGGAAGCCAACATCCAGCACGAATCCACCCTGGCCAACCTGCGCAAGAAGCACAACGATGCCGTCGCTGAGATGGCCGAACAGGTTGATCAGCTCAACAAGCTGAAGGCCAA GGCTGAGAAGGAGAAGAACGAGTACTACGGCCAGCTGAACGATCTGCGTGCCGGTGTTGATCACATTACCAACGAGAAG GCTGCCCAGGAGAAGATCgccaagcagctgcagcatacCCTCAACGAGGTCCAGTCCAAATTGGATGAGACCAACAGGACTCTGAACGATTTCGATGCCAGCAAGAAGAAGCTGTCCATTGAGAACTCCGATCTGTTGCGTCAATTGGAGGAAGCCGAGTCTCAGGTGTCGCAGCTGTCCAAGATCAAGATCTCCTTGACCACCCAGCTGGAAGATACCAAGCGTTTGGCCGATGAGGAGTCTCGCGAACGCGCCACCCTTTTGGGCAAGTTCCGCAACTTGGAGCACGACCTCGACAACTTGCGCGAGCAGGTTGAGGAGGAGGCTGAGGGCAAGGCTGATTTGCAGCGTCAACTCAGCAAGGCTAACGCTGAGGCCCAGGTCTGGCGCAGCAAGTACGAGTCCGATGGTGTTGCCCGCTCTGAGGAGCTGGAGGAGGCCAAGAGGAAGCTGCAGGCCCGCCTTGCCGAGGCTGAGGAGACCATCGAGTCGCTCAACCAGAAGTGCATCGGCCTGGAGAAGACCAAGCAGCGCCTGTCCACCGAAGTCGAGGACTTGCAGCTGGAGGTCGACCGTGCCAATGCCATTGCCAACGCCGCCGAGAAGAAGCAGAAGGCCTTCGACAAGATCATTGGCGAATGGAAGCTTAAGGTTGATGACTTGGCCGCTGAGCTGGATGCCTCCCAGAAGGAGTGCCGCAACTACTCCACCGAGTTGTTCCGTCTTAAGGGTGCCTACGAGGAAGGCCAGGAACAGCTGGAGGCTGTGCGTCGTGAGAACAAGAACTTGGCCGATGAGGTTAAGGATCTGCTCGACCAAATCGGTGAGGGTGGCCGCAACATCCATGAAATCGAGAAGGCCCGCAAGCGCCTGGAAGCCGAAAAGGACGAGCTCCAGGCTGCTCTTGAGGAAGCCGAGGCTGCTCTCGAACAGGAGGAGAACAAGGTCCTCCGCGCTCAACTTGAGCTGTCCCAGGTGCGCCAGGAAATCGATCGCCGCATCCAGGAGAAGGAAGAGGAATTCGAGAATACCCGCAAGAACCACCAGCGCGCTCTCGACTCCATGCAAGCCTCCCTCGAAGCCGAAGCCAAGGGCAAGGCTGAGGCGCTGCGCATGAAGAAGAAGTTGGAAGCCGACATCAACGAATTGGAAATTGCTCTGGATCATGCCAACAAG GCTAACGCCGAGGCCCAGAAGAACATCAAGCGCTACCAACAGCAGCTCAAGGACATCCAGACTGCCCTTGAGGAAGAACAGAGAGCCCGCGATGATGCCCGCGAACAGCTGGGTATCTCCGAGCGTCGTGCCAACGCTCTGCAGAACGAACTGGAAGAGTCTCGCACTCTGCTGGAGCAGGCCGATCGCGGTCGTCGCCAGGCCGAGCAAGAGCTGGCCGATGCCCACGAACAGCTGAACGAAGTTTCCGCCCAGAACGCTTCCATCTCCGCTGCCAAGAGGAAATTGGAGTCTGAGCTGCAGACCCTGCACTCTGACCTGGATGAGCTCCTGAACGAAGCCAAGAACTCCGAGGAGAAGGCCAAGAAGGCTATGGTTGATGCTGCCCGCCTGGCTGATGAGCTCCGCGCTGAGCAGGATCATGCCCAGACCCAGGAGAAATTGAGAAAGGCCCTGGAACAGCAGATCAAGGAATTGCAGGTGCGTCTGGATGAGGCTGAGGCCAATGCCCTTAAGGGTGGCAAGAAGGCTATCCAGAAATTGGAGCAGCGCGTCCGCGAGCTCGAGAACGAGCTGGATGGTGAGCAGAGAAGACACGCCGATGCCCAGAAGAACTTGCGCAAATCTGAGCGCCGCATCAAGGAGTTGAGCTTCCAGTCTGAGGAGGACCGCAAGAACCACGAACGCATGCAGGATCTGGTCGATAAGCTGCAACAGAAGATCAAGACATACAAGAGGCAGATCGAGGAAGCCGAGGAAATCGCTGCCCTCAACTTGGCCAAATTCCGCAAGGCCCAGCAGGAGCTCGAGGAAGCCGAGGAGCGTGCCGATCTGGCTGAGCAGGCAATTAGCAAATTCCGCGCCAAGGGACGTGCCGGTTCTGTCGGTCGTGGTGCCAGCCCAGCG CCCCGTGCGACATCCGTTAGGCCACAATTCGACGGATTGGCTTTCCCACCAAGATTCGACCTTGCTCCTGAAAACGAATTCTAA